In the genome of Qipengyuania seohaensis, one region contains:
- a CDS encoding ABC transporter permease/substrate-binding protein has protein sequence MSGLWDAIAGLGDQLAAHVLLSASAIALGIIVALPLAVWASRSPAVSRASLAFASLVQTIPALALLALFFPILLSLRAVFGEGLPTLGFLPALLALALYALLPILRNAVTAQANLDPGVIEAAHGVGMTFRQRLLLVEAPLSAPFIMAGIRTAAVWTIGAATLATTIGQKSLGDPIFAGLQTQNWVLVLAGCIASAGLAILADSLLGTIERGFRERRRGLWLGGLAAVLLGVGAAFFAQFGGNDEDRVVIGAKGFSEQYILARLIGQRLEAEGLTVEYRDGLGSAVAHSAAASGEVDVYVDYTGTIWTNQMKRTENPPRDQMYREIVRWEEGNTGMEVLGRLGFENAYGLAMQREVAISGEFNSIADVAQRGQGMVIGGDPEFFERPEWIAVRDAYGLRFAGQRNFSPTFMYNALKSGEADIIGAYTSDGRIVADKLVILDDPRGAFPNYDAVLLLSPQASQDEALKAALLPLIDAIDVNAMREANYSVDRQEDKLSFDEAARLLAERAGL, from the coding sequence ATGAGCGGCCTGTGGGATGCAATCGCCGGACTTGGCGACCAATTGGCCGCGCATGTCCTCCTGTCGGCATCGGCGATAGCGCTCGGCATAATCGTGGCGTTGCCGCTGGCGGTATGGGCCAGCCGGTCCCCTGCCGTTTCGCGCGCGAGCCTCGCCTTCGCGAGTCTGGTACAAACCATTCCGGCGCTCGCCCTCCTGGCGCTGTTCTTCCCGATCCTGCTGAGCTTGCGCGCGGTATTCGGCGAAGGGCTGCCGACGCTCGGGTTCCTGCCGGCACTGCTGGCGCTGGCGCTTTATGCGCTGCTGCCGATCCTGCGCAATGCGGTGACGGCGCAGGCGAATCTCGACCCCGGCGTGATCGAGGCGGCTCATGGTGTCGGCATGACCTTTCGCCAGCGCCTGCTGCTGGTGGAGGCGCCGCTGTCCGCTCCCTTCATCATGGCCGGTATCCGCACTGCCGCGGTGTGGACTATCGGCGCTGCCACGCTTGCCACCACCATCGGGCAGAAGAGCCTGGGCGATCCGATCTTCGCCGGATTGCAGACACAGAACTGGGTGCTGGTTCTGGCAGGCTGTATCGCCAGCGCGGGCCTTGCGATCCTTGCCGACAGCCTGCTCGGCACGATCGAGCGCGGGTTTCGCGAACGCAGGCGCGGCCTGTGGCTCGGCGGTCTCGCGGCAGTGCTGCTGGGCGTCGGCGCGGCTTTCTTCGCGCAATTCGGCGGGAACGACGAGGATCGTGTCGTCATCGGCGCCAAGGGTTTTTCCGAGCAGTACATCCTCGCTCGCTTGATCGGGCAGCGGCTGGAAGCGGAAGGCCTCACGGTCGAATACCGCGACGGGCTCGGCTCGGCGGTTGCGCACAGCGCGGCGGCCAGCGGCGAGGTCGACGTCTATGTCGATTACACCGGCACCATCTGGACCAACCAGATGAAGCGTACCGAAAACCCCCCGCGCGATCAGATGTATCGCGAGATTGTCCGATGGGAGGAAGGGAACACCGGCATGGAAGTGCTCGGGCGGCTCGGTTTCGAGAATGCCTACGGTCTTGCCATGCAGCGCGAAGTCGCGATCTCCGGCGAGTTCAATTCGATTGCGGACGTGGCGCAGCGCGGACAGGGAATGGTGATCGGCGGCGATCCCGAATTTTTCGAGCGGCCTGAATGGATCGCGGTGCGCGATGCCTATGGCCTGCGCTTTGCCGGCCAGCGCAATTTTTCGCCCACCTTCATGTACAATGCGCTGAAGTCGGGCGAGGCTGATATTATCGGCGCCTATACTTCCGATGGAAGGATCGTGGCCGACAAGCTTGTCATCCTCGACGATCCGCGCGGCGCGTTTCCGAATTACGACGCGGTCCTGTTGCTCAGCCCGCAAGCCTCGCAGGACGAAGCGCTCAAGGCGGCGCTGCTACCACTGATCGATGCAATCGACGTCAATGCGATGCGCGAGGCGAATTATTCGGTCGATCGGCAGGAGGACAAGCTCAGTTTCGACGAGGCTGCGCGCCTGTTGGCAGAGCGCGCCGGGCTGTAA
- a CDS encoding ATP-binding cassette domain-containing protein — translation MTEPAGSYLSFDNISRRFGAVTAVDGVSLDIARGEFVALVGASGSGKSTLLKMVNRLIEPSAGNVRLDGRDVDEIALPALRRRIGYVFQSIGLFPHMDVGQNIAIGPRLSGTTLSPDRIGELLSLVELEPEMTSRMPDALSGGQRQRVGVARALANDPELLLMDEPFGALDPVTRDALGERVLALHREFGLTTVMVTHDMAEALLLADRVLVMDAGRIVADETPAALVAGEGGEVAQALVAVPRHQAERLAELSR, via the coding sequence GTGACGGAACCCGCCGGCTCTTACCTATCCTTCGACAACATTTCCCGGAGGTTCGGCGCGGTTACCGCGGTCGATGGCGTATCGCTCGACATTGCCAGGGGCGAGTTCGTCGCCCTTGTCGGCGCTTCCGGATCGGGCAAGTCGACGCTGCTGAAAATGGTCAATCGGCTGATAGAGCCGAGCGCGGGAAATGTACGCCTCGACGGGCGTGATGTAGACGAGATAGCGCTTCCGGCACTGCGCAGGCGGATCGGTTACGTGTTCCAGTCGATCGGCCTCTTCCCGCACATGGACGTCGGCCAGAATATCGCGATCGGGCCGCGTCTTTCCGGAACGACCCTGTCGCCCGACCGGATCGGCGAGTTGCTTTCGCTGGTCGAGTTGGAACCGGAAATGACAAGCCGGATGCCCGACGCATTGAGCGGCGGGCAGAGGCAGCGGGTCGGGGTTGCGCGGGCGCTGGCGAACGATCCCGAATTGCTGCTGATGGACGAGCCGTTCGGCGCGCTCGACCCGGTGACCCGCGACGCGCTGGGCGAACGCGTGCTGGCGCTCCACCGCGAATTCGGCCTCACCACGGTAATGGTCACGCACGACATGGCGGAGGCGCTGCTGCTGGCCGACCGTGTGCTGGTGATGGACGCCGGCAGGATCGTGGCGGACGAGACGCCGGCGGCACTGGTGGCGGGCGAAGGCGGAGAGGTCGCGCAGGCGCTTGTCGCCGTGCCCCGTCACCAAGCCGAGCGGCTGGCGGAGCTGTCACGATGA
- a CDS encoding GAF domain-containing protein, translating to MASFGLDELMNDQELSQIVQFAAKLCGAPISLVSLVEEQRQRFLARAGLTTTETPRPTSFCAHAMMEREPMVVPDALLDPRFERNPLVTGEPKIRFYAGAPLLSAEGAPLGSLCIIDTEPRPGGLTDLQREGLEVLAASVMRRLNARREYLAVQEQLVRESMRLRKMAEHIPVLAWAARPDGSLEFGNSALYEYFGTEDLSEIDLSDMIHPSDSEGVERLRKKSREEGGRWDAEARVRRADGEYRWMVLRAWPMRDAKGEIETWFGAGIDIDETHKLSESRDLLARELSHRIKNIFAVVSGLIAMHSRGQPEVKPFVDKVGAAIRSLATAHDYVRPDDGRSSDNLGGLLKGLLEPYASQDGERIQVTGDEVGLGSRAATPLALIFHELATNSAKYGALANGSGTVKIDVVDDCDSVENVCISWHEDMEGFTPPPQDEGEGFGSRLLRMAIEGQLSGQFTREYSADGLRVELVIPRISITQ from the coding sequence ATGGCGTCGTTCGGCCTGGACGAGCTGATGAACGATCAGGAGTTGTCCCAAATCGTTCAATTCGCTGCAAAATTATGCGGCGCTCCAATTTCGCTGGTCAGCTTGGTCGAGGAGCAGCGGCAGCGTTTTCTCGCGCGTGCAGGCCTCACGACGACCGAGACTCCGAGGCCCACCAGTTTCTGCGCCCATGCGATGATGGAGCGCGAACCGATGGTCGTGCCCGACGCCCTGCTCGATCCGCGCTTCGAACGAAATCCACTCGTCACAGGTGAGCCCAAGATTCGCTTCTATGCCGGTGCGCCGCTCTTGTCTGCGGAAGGCGCGCCGCTTGGCTCGCTATGCATTATCGACACCGAACCGCGCCCCGGCGGGCTTACCGACTTGCAGCGCGAAGGCCTGGAAGTGCTCGCCGCATCGGTCATGCGGCGCCTCAATGCGCGGCGTGAATATCTCGCGGTGCAGGAACAGCTCGTTCGGGAAAGCATGCGCCTGCGAAAGATGGCGGAGCACATTCCGGTGCTGGCATGGGCCGCACGGCCCGACGGCTCGCTCGAATTCGGCAATTCCGCGCTCTACGAATATTTCGGCACGGAAGACCTTTCCGAAATCGATCTCAGCGACATGATCCATCCCTCCGACAGCGAAGGGGTGGAGCGGCTGCGCAAGAAATCCCGCGAAGAAGGCGGCCGATGGGATGCAGAAGCGCGTGTCCGCAGGGCGGACGGGGAATACCGCTGGATGGTCCTGAGGGCGTGGCCCATGCGCGACGCCAAGGGCGAGATCGAAACCTGGTTCGGCGCCGGTATCGACATCGACGAAACGCACAAGCTGTCGGAAAGCCGCGATCTGCTTGCGCGCGAGTTGTCGCACAGGATCAAGAATATTTTTGCCGTCGTTTCGGGGCTTATCGCCATGCATTCGCGCGGACAGCCGGAAGTGAAACCCTTCGTGGACAAGGTCGGTGCGGCCATTCGCTCGCTTGCCACCGCGCATGATTATGTGAGGCCGGATGATGGTCGCTCCAGCGACAATCTGGGCGGGCTCCTGAAGGGATTGCTCGAACCTTACGCCTCGCAGGATGGGGAGAGGATTCAGGTCACAGGCGACGAGGTCGGACTGGGTTCGCGCGCAGCTACCCCGCTGGCCCTGATTTTCCACGAGCTGGCTACCAATTCCGCGAAATATGGCGCCTTGGCGAACGGTAGCGGCACGGTGAAGATCGATGTTGTGGACGATTGCGACAGTGTCGAGAATGTGTGCATCAGCTGGCACGAGGACATGGAGGGGTTTACACCTCCTCCGCAGGATGAAGGGGAAGGGTTCGGATCGCGCCTCCTGCGCATGGCGATCGAGGGTCAGCTATCAGGTCAATTCACCCGCGAGTATTCGGCTGATGGACTGCGTGTCGAACTGGTGATCCCCAGAATCTCGATCACCCAATGA
- a CDS encoding isovaleryl-CoA dehydrogenase has protein sequence MRATPDFDFQLGESADMIRESVGRFADEQIAPLAEKVDREDWFPKAELWPSMGELGLHGITVPEADGGLGLGYLEHVIAVEEVSRASASVGLSYGAHSNLCVNQIARWGNEEQKAKYLPKLISGEHVGSLAMSEASAGSDVVSMRAKAERVDGGYVLNGTKFWITNAPYADTLVVYAKTSPEAASRGITTFLIEKDFEGFSIGQKIEKVGMRGSPTAELVFDDCFVPDENVMGPENGGVGVLMSGLDYERVVLAGLQLGVMQACLDTVIPYLRERKQFGKPIGSFQLMQAKVADMYVALQSARAYTYAVAKSCDANKTTRFDAAGAILLASENAFRVAAESVQALGGAGYTLDWPVERYMRDAKLLDIGAGTNEIRRMLIGRELIGAAG, from the coding sequence ATGCGCGCCACCCCCGATTTCGATTTCCAGCTTGGCGAGAGCGCTGACATGATCCGCGAAAGCGTGGGTCGCTTCGCCGACGAGCAGATCGCTCCCCTCGCCGAAAAGGTGGATCGTGAGGACTGGTTCCCCAAGGCGGAACTGTGGCCATCGATGGGCGAACTCGGCCTTCACGGGATCACCGTCCCCGAAGCGGATGGCGGCCTTGGCCTCGGCTATCTCGAACATGTGATCGCGGTCGAGGAAGTCAGCCGCGCCAGTGCAAGCGTGGGCCTGTCCTATGGTGCACACTCCAACCTGTGCGTCAACCAGATCGCACGCTGGGGCAATGAAGAGCAGAAGGCGAAATACCTGCCCAAGCTTATCAGCGGCGAACACGTCGGCAGCCTTGCGATGAGCGAAGCGAGCGCCGGCTCGGACGTCGTTTCGATGCGTGCCAAGGCGGAAAGGGTCGATGGCGGTTATGTGCTGAATGGCACCAAGTTCTGGATCACCAACGCGCCCTACGCCGACACCCTCGTGGTCTATGCCAAGACCAGCCCCGAAGCGGCCAGCCGCGGCATCACGACCTTCCTGATCGAAAAGGACTTCGAAGGTTTCTCGATAGGCCAGAAGATCGAGAAAGTCGGCATGCGCGGCTCGCCCACGGCAGAGCTGGTGTTCGACGATTGCTTCGTTCCGGACGAAAACGTGATGGGCCCCGAAAACGGCGGCGTCGGCGTGCTGATGAGCGGCCTCGATTACGAGCGCGTGGTGCTCGCCGGCCTCCAGCTCGGCGTGATGCAGGCCTGCCTCGACACGGTCATCCCCTATCTTCGCGAACGCAAGCAATTCGGCAAGCCCATCGGCAGCTTCCAACTGATGCAGGCCAAGGTCGCCGACATGTATGTCGCGCTGCAATCGGCGCGCGCCTACACCTATGCGGTGGCCAAGAGCTGCGATGCGAACAAGACCACCCGCTTCGACGCGGCTGGCGCAATCCTGCTGGCTTCGGAAAACGCCTTCCGCGTGGCCGCCGAAAGCGTGCAGGCGCTGGGCGGGGCGGGCTACACGCTCGACTGGCCGGTGGAGCGCTACATGCGCGACGCCAAGCTGCTCGACATCGGCGCGGGGACAAACGAGATCCGCCGCATGCTGATCGGGCGCGAGCTGATTGGAGCTGCAGGATGA
- a CDS encoding alkylphosphonate utilization protein codes for MSADEDYVYDEESGEWMPASELAAKQAAADRVEVRDAVGNLLEDGDQVTLIKDLEVKGAGQTLKQGTLIKSIRLTGDPQEIDCKYPGIKGLVLRAEFVKKR; via the coding sequence ATGAGCGCCGACGAAGACTACGTCTACGACGAGGAAAGCGGTGAATGGATGCCCGCTTCCGAACTCGCCGCCAAGCAAGCCGCGGCAGATCGCGTCGAAGTTCGCGATGCGGTCGGCAATTTGCTGGAGGACGGCGACCAGGTCACGCTGATCAAGGATCTCGAGGTCAAGGGCGCCGGCCAGACCCTGAAACAAGGCACACTCATAAAGTCCATCCGGCTGACCGGCGACCCCCAGGAAATCGACTGCAAATATCCCGGCATCAAGGGTCTCGTCCTGCGTGCCGAATTTGTGAAGAAACGCTAG
- a CDS encoding carboxyl transferase domain-containing protein — protein sequence MTAPVLTSTLDREAPDAKARFEHNKSLAADLRSTVAAAALGGSEGSRERHVGRGKLLPRERVERLLDPGSPFLEIGQLAANGMYGKDAINGAGMIAGIGRVSGRQVMIVCNDATVKGGTYYPMTVKKHLRAQEIAQENRLPCIYLVDSGGANLPHQAEVFPDRDHFGRIFFNQANMSALGIPQIACVMGSCTAGGAYVPAMSDETVIVRNQGTIFLAGPPLVKAATGEEISAEDLGGGDLHAKKSGVVDHLAENDEHALTIVRDIVSHLGDNYAEARNIELKEPRAPKFDAEDLYAIVPDDVRAPYDVKEVIARLVDGSEFHEFKAHYGSTLVCGFAHIWGMPVAILANNGVLFSESAQKGAHFIELAQQRRIPLLFLQNISGFMVGGKYEAEGIAKHGAKLVTAVATATVPKVTVVIGGSFGAGNYGMCGRAYSPRFLFTWPNARISVMGGEQAASVLATVHRDADSWTEEQAEEFKAPIRQKYEDEGNPYYATARLWDDGVIDPAQTRDVLGLAFAATLEAPIPEKPQFGVFRM from the coding sequence ATGACCGCACCCGTTCTCACCTCGACGCTCGATCGCGAGGCGCCTGACGCCAAGGCGCGGTTCGAGCATAACAAATCGCTCGCAGCGGACCTGCGCTCCACCGTTGCAGCTGCGGCTCTCGGCGGCTCGGAAGGCAGCCGCGAGCGGCATGTCGGGCGCGGCAAGCTGCTTCCGCGCGAGCGGGTCGAGCGGCTTCTCGATCCGGGCAGTCCCTTCCTCGAGATCGGCCAGCTCGCCGCCAACGGCATGTACGGTAAGGACGCAATCAATGGCGCGGGGATGATCGCCGGGATCGGGCGCGTGTCGGGCCGTCAGGTCATGATCGTGTGCAACGATGCCACTGTGAAGGGCGGCACCTATTACCCGATGACGGTGAAGAAGCACCTGCGCGCGCAGGAGATTGCGCAGGAGAACCGCCTGCCTTGCATCTATCTGGTCGACAGCGGCGGGGCGAACCTGCCGCACCAAGCCGAGGTCTTCCCCGACCGCGACCATTTCGGGCGCATCTTCTTCAACCAAGCCAATATGTCCGCGCTCGGCATCCCGCAGATCGCCTGCGTGATGGGCAGCTGCACCGCGGGCGGAGCCTACGTGCCCGCGATGTCGGACGAGACGGTAATTGTCCGGAACCAGGGTACGATTTTCTTGGCCGGACCGCCGTTGGTGAAGGCCGCGACTGGCGAGGAAATCAGCGCAGAGGACCTTGGCGGCGGCGATCTGCATGCGAAGAAATCGGGCGTGGTCGACCACCTTGCCGAGAACGACGAGCACGCGCTCACCATCGTGCGCGACATCGTCAGCCACCTTGGCGACAACTACGCCGAGGCGAGGAATATCGAGCTCAAAGAACCGCGTGCGCCCAAGTTCGATGCGGAGGATCTCTATGCCATCGTCCCCGACGATGTGCGTGCGCCCTATGATGTGAAGGAAGTGATCGCCCGCCTCGTCGACGGCAGCGAGTTCCACGAGTTCAAGGCGCATTACGGCAGCACGCTCGTCTGCGGTTTCGCGCATATCTGGGGCATGCCGGTGGCGATCCTCGCCAACAACGGCGTGCTGTTTTCCGAAAGCGCACAGAAGGGCGCGCATTTCATCGAGCTTGCCCAGCAACGTCGCATCCCGCTGCTGTTCCTGCAGAACATCTCCGGCTTCATGGTTGGCGGGAAGTATGAGGCGGAGGGCATCGCCAAGCATGGCGCGAAACTGGTGACCGCGGTCGCCACCGCGACCGTGCCCAAGGTCACCGTCGTGATCGGCGGCAGCTTCGGTGCAGGCAATTACGGCATGTGCGGCCGCGCCTATTCCCCGCGCTTCCTCTTCACCTGGCCCAATGCCCGCATTTCGGTGATGGGCGGCGAACAGGCCGCTAGTGTCCTCGCCACCGTCCACCGCGACGCCGACAGCTGGACCGAGGAGCAGGCCGAGGAATTCAAGGCCCCGATCCGCCAGAAATACGAAGACGAGGGCAATCCCTATTACGCCACAGCGCGGCTATGGGACGACGGCGTGATCGACCCCGCCCAGACGCGCGACGTTCTCGGCCTTGCCTTCGCCGCAACGCTGGAAGCGCCAATCCCCGAGAAGCCGCAGTTCGGCGTGTTCAGGATGTAA
- a CDS encoding 1-acyl-sn-glycerol-3-phosphate acyltransferase — protein sequence MSEKTSRKRSILSRIVRRIIMALYRFKGWKLDGHLPDIEKFVIAGAPHTSNWDFVFFVGATAEEGVEPNFMGKHTLFQGMMRNFMFDMGGIPIDRTKRSNVVEQVAAEFEKRDHLALVIAAEGTRSSNGEWKSGFYNIARAANVPIVPAWVCNEDMVLGFGPPIVPTESYGETLLEIARFMRSKRPDYERYKILEAQALRLIEEEKINA from the coding sequence ATGTCGGAAAAAACGAGCCGCAAGCGCTCGATCCTGTCGCGCATCGTGCGCCGGATCATCATGGCGCTATACCGCTTCAAGGGCTGGAAGCTCGACGGGCACCTGCCGGATATCGAGAAGTTCGTCATCGCAGGGGCGCCGCACACGTCGAACTGGGACTTCGTGTTCTTCGTCGGCGCAACCGCCGAAGAAGGCGTCGAACCCAACTTCATGGGCAAGCATACGCTGTTCCAGGGCATGATGCGCAATTTCATGTTCGACATGGGCGGCATTCCCATCGACCGCACCAAGCGCAGCAATGTCGTCGAGCAGGTCGCAGCAGAATTCGAAAAGCGTGACCATCTTGCGCTCGTGATTGCAGCCGAAGGCACGCGTAGCTCGAACGGCGAATGGAAATCGGGATTCTACAACATCGCGCGCGCCGCCAACGTCCCCATCGTGCCAGCCTGGGTTTGCAACGAGGACATGGTGCTGGGTTTCGGCCCCCCAATCGTGCCGACAGAGAGCTATGGTGAAACCCTGCTCGAAATCGCGCGTTTCATGCGTTCGAAGCGACCCGACTACGAGCGCTACAAGATATTGGAGGCTCAGGCCCTGCGCCTGATCGAGGAGGAGAAGATCAATGCTTGA
- a CDS encoding DUF1295 domain-containing protein, producing the protein MLDALLANAAILIGVVLILWVISVQIDDVSFIDAFWGAGMALMALTSWLQLADPGDLATLLLVMVAAWGLRLGIYLFRRWRAEGQDKRYERMLRKDREKGRFAIAALTKIWLGQAILLFIVCSPAQLGILTSSEPAPIAGLAWIGLAIYLVGIFFEWVGDWQLAKFKSDPANKGEVMDRGLWRYTRHPNYFGDACAWWGIWLVTASASWEIALWTIVGPLFLTFTLVKWSGAALLEKGMKHSRPGYEEYKRRTSAFIPMPPKSAS; encoded by the coding sequence ATGCTTGATGCACTGCTGGCCAACGCAGCCATTTTGATCGGCGTTGTACTGATCCTGTGGGTCATTTCGGTTCAGATCGACGATGTCTCTTTCATCGATGCGTTCTGGGGTGCTGGCATGGCCCTGATGGCGCTGACCAGCTGGCTCCAGCTGGCCGACCCCGGCGATCTTGCGACCCTGCTTCTCGTGATGGTCGCGGCATGGGGATTGCGGCTCGGCATCTACCTCTTCCGGCGATGGCGCGCAGAAGGCCAGGACAAGCGTTACGAGCGGATGCTGCGCAAGGACCGGGAGAAAGGTCGTTTTGCCATCGCCGCGCTCACGAAGATCTGGCTAGGCCAGGCGATCTTGCTGTTCATCGTCTGCTCGCCGGCCCAGCTCGGTATTCTCACCAGCAGCGAACCTGCCCCTATTGCAGGCCTCGCATGGATCGGATTGGCAATCTATCTCGTCGGGATCTTCTTCGAGTGGGTCGGGGACTGGCAGCTGGCGAAATTCAAATCCGATCCTGCCAACAAGGGCGAGGTCATGGATCGGGGGCTGTGGCGCTATACCCGCCATCCCAATTATTTCGGCGATGCCTGCGCCTGGTGGGGCATCTGGCTGGTAACTGCCAGCGCCAGCTGGGAAATCGCACTTTGGACGATCGTCGGCCCGCTGTTCCTGACGTTCACGCTCGTCAAATGGTCTGGAGCGGCCTTGTTGGAAAAGGGCATGAAGCATTCGCGCCCCGGATACGAGGAATACAAGCGCCGCACGTCGGCCTTCATTCCCATGCCGCCCAAATCGGCCAGTTGA
- a CDS encoding WcaI family glycosyltransferase has protein sequence MNKRKILFVGLNYAPEPIGIGPYSTGLMTALAERGHRIHAVVGQPYYPEWKMHSFFRGRWKTATEDGITVTRCPHYIPSNPTGKRRLAHHLSFASSCYPAARHARRELQPDLVFTVAPSLIAAPVAARMARRSKVPLWLHVQDFEVGAALATGLLNAGAVGDAALKFEKRILAAADVVSTISKPMQQLLIDKGVPANRIRELRNWANHDKAGGRRNFREEWKLGGRFVALYSGNIANKQGLDVVIEAARVLSDRSDIHFVICGEGPNRNRLADLAQGLDNVTLHSLQPSEDVGDLLHFADLHLLPQVTGTKDLMLPSKLGNMLASGRPTIATTARDSGLAEELDGAGAVVPPGDAEALAWAIARLANDRHACALMGERALEVARNRWSKITVVDAFEETMEELLA, from the coding sequence ATGAACAAACGGAAGATCTTGTTTGTCGGGCTGAACTACGCGCCCGAGCCGATCGGAATTGGTCCATACAGCACAGGTCTCATGACTGCTCTTGCCGAGCGCGGGCACCGGATCCATGCAGTTGTCGGGCAGCCCTATTACCCGGAATGGAAGATGCACTCCTTCTTCCGCGGCCGATGGAAGACCGCCACGGAGGATGGCATTACCGTCACCCGTTGCCCTCATTACATCCCGAGCAATCCGACCGGTAAACGCAGGCTGGCCCATCACCTCAGCTTCGCAAGCAGCTGCTACCCGGCTGCGCGACATGCGCGCCGGGAGCTTCAGCCGGATCTCGTCTTTACTGTCGCCCCATCGCTTATTGCGGCGCCTGTCGCGGCAAGGATGGCGAGGCGATCCAAGGTTCCGTTGTGGCTGCATGTCCAGGATTTCGAGGTGGGCGCTGCATTGGCAACCGGCCTTCTCAACGCAGGTGCGGTCGGTGACGCAGCACTGAAGTTCGAAAAGCGGATACTCGCTGCAGCCGATGTCGTGTCGACAATCAGCAAGCCGATGCAGCAACTGCTGATCGACAAGGGCGTGCCCGCCAATCGCATTCGGGAACTGCGCAACTGGGCCAATCACGACAAGGCCGGGGGCCGGCGGAATTTTCGCGAAGAATGGAAACTGGGCGGGCGCTTCGTCGCGCTTTATTCGGGAAATATCGCAAACAAGCAGGGCCTCGATGTCGTAATAGAGGCTGCACGAGTTTTGTCGGACAGGTCCGATATACACTTCGTGATCTGCGGAGAAGGGCCGAACCGGAACAGGTTGGCGGATTTGGCGCAAGGCCTGGACAATGTGACCCTCCACTCCCTGCAGCCGAGTGAAGATGTCGGTGACCTCTTGCACTTTGCGGACCTGCACCTTCTCCCCCAGGTTACCGGCACCAAGGACCTGATGTTGCCGTCGAAGCTTGGCAATATGCTGGCTTCGGGCCGCCCGACCATCGCCACCACCGCACGGGATTCCGGGCTCGCCGAAGAACTGGACGGAGCTGGCGCCGTCGTCCCGCCAGGCGATGCGGAAGCGCTCGCCTGGGCAATCGCAAGATTGGCAAATGATCGCCATGCATGCGCCTTGATGGGCGAGCGGGCGCTCGAAGTTGCCCGGAACAGGTGGTCCAAGATCACCGTGGTCGACGCCTTCGAGGAAACGATGGAAGAATTGCTGGCCTAG